Part of the Polyangiaceae bacterium genome, AAAGCCCTGTAATCACAGGGCTTTCTCGTTTCTGCAACCTGCTTTGAATTTCGACCGCGAGGCGGCGATGAGCGACGAGGAGAGGATCAGAACCGATCGCGAAGTGGTGCTGATTCGCGCAGCGATCGACGAAGGGATCGCCGAGCTCGATGCAGGTCTCGGGGAGGAGATGACAGTCGAAGACTTCGTCGCAGAGATCCGAGGAGAGCTCGGGATCTCACAACGCGCAGACGTCGACGGTTGACCCGACCTCAATCAAGGACGACTTCCCGTCACGCCCTCACCCTCTCCGCCAAACCCGAGGCGGTGCTCATCGCGTCGCCCCGGCTTCCCGCGGCAGGATCTTCACCGTCGCGGCACGCGCGCCCGTCGAAATCATCGACGCGAGGTAGGGGCTCGCGCCGTACTTGGCGCGATAGGCGTGATCGATCCGGTCGTTGCTCGCTCCGTGAACCGGATCGAACGCGACCTCTCTCGTCATCCCTGCGGCGGTGATGCGGCCAGACTTCTGTCGAAGCGCGGCCCGGTACCAGCGCGAGCTCGTGCCGTTGTAGGCGCGCACGTAGAGCTCCCCGTCGACGACGACCGACCAGATCCACGTCGGCGTGCCGTACGTCACGCCGTCGTCTCGGAGCGGCGCGATGTGCAGATCATCGGTCGCGGCGATCTTCGTGAGCTCGGTGTCTTTCCAGCGCATGGCTCACCTTCAGGGAGTGACGAGCACCTTGATGGACTCGCGGTTCTGCATCGCGCGGTACCCATCGGGCACGCCGTCGAGGCCTACGGTGCGATCGAAGACACGACCGGGCTCGATGCGACCCGCGAGGACGTCGGGAAGGAGCTCCTTGATGTACGTGCGAACGGGCGCAGGTCCGCCGCCGACGATCACGTTCTTGTAGAACGTCACGTCTGCGCCCGGGATCGCGTCGTAATGCGGGACGCCGACGCGGCCAACCGCGCCACCCGCGCGCGCGAGCTGGACCGCGGTCTGCGCCGCGTCGCGCGTGCCGACGCATTCGAGCACAGCGTGCGCGCCTTGGCCCTTCGTGAGCTGCCTCACGTGCTCGATGGCATCCGCTCCGCGCTCGCCGACGACGTCGGTCGCGCCGAACGCGCGCGCGAGCGCAATGCGGTCCGGATGTCGGCCCATGATGATGATCCGTTCGGCGCCGAGTCGCTTCGCCGCGATCACGCCGCAGAGACCGACGGCGCCGTCGCCGACTACGGCCGCGCTCTTTCCGGGCGCCACGCGCGCGACCACCGCGGCGTGGTGGCCAGTGCCCATGACGTCCGAGAGCGTGAGCAGCGACGGCATGCGCGCATCGCTCTCCGTGACGTCGATCGGGTAGAGAGTTCCATCGGCGAACGGGATGCGAAGCGCCTCGGCCTGCGCCCCGTTCATGCCGCCGTTGCCGACGAAGCCGACGTGCACGCACGCGGTCGGGAGCCCCTCCTTGCAGAAGTCGCAGGTGCCGTCGGAGATCGCGAACGGCATCACGACGACCTGCCCCTGCTTCACGTTGCGAACGCCGCTGCCCACGGCTTCGACGACGCCGATCGCCTCGTGGCCCATGCTCTGGCCCTTCTCGGTCTTCGGCATGTCGTTGTACGGCCAGAGGTCGCTGCCGCAGACGCACGCCCGGACGACACGCAGGATCGCATCGGTGGGCTCGACGATCGACGGATCGGGGACGTTCTCGACGCGGACGTCGCCGGCGCCGTACATGATGGCTGCGCGCATCTCACACCTTCCCTTGGTATTGCTCGTCAGTGACCTTCTCGAGCCACTCGACGACCTTTCCGTCGAGCGCCTCCTGAATCGCGATGTGCGTCATCGCCGTCGTCGGCGCGGCGCCGTGCCAGTGCTTCTCGTCGGGCCCGACGGTGACGACATCGCCGGGGCGGATCTCCTCGACAGGACCGCCCCACCGCTGGTGCAGACCGCATCCGGCCGTGACGATGAGCGTCTGACCGAGGGGGTGCGTATGCCAGTCGCTTCGGGCGCAAGGCTCGAACGTCACGCAGGCGCCGGCGGCGCGCGCGGGCGGGCTCGACTGGAAAAGTGGGTCGATCCGCACGGTTCCCGTGAAATGCTCGGCCGGCCCCTTCTCCGACGGCTGTGAGCCGCTCCGTTTGATCTCCATGGTCCACCTCGTCGCGAAATGCCTCGACCGCAGTGCGGCCTTGCCCTCGTGCAAGCGCCGCAAGAGGCGCGCCGCGCGACCGCCGCGAGGAAGAACATGCGCCCCCGGCCGTCGTTGAACTAGACGGCCCGGTCGCGACGGCCTGTTAAGCTACGGTGAACAATCCCCATCGAGGTCCCCGCGCCGCATGAACGCCGCTCCCTTCTCGCAGCTCCAGGCATTCCTCTCCGTCGCGCGTCTTCGCAGTTTCAGCGGCGCCGCGCGCGACCTCGGCGTCTCGCGCTCCGCGGTGAGTCAGGCGGTGAGCCAACTCGAGGAGCAGCTTCGCGTCGTGCTCCTCACGCGAACGACGCGGAGCGTGGCGCTCACCGACGCGGGCCGGCGGCTCGTCGAGAGCGCGGGACCGGCGATCGGGCAAGTGGTCTCCGCGCTGCGCGAGGTCGGCGCAGCGCCGGGCGAGACCGTCGGCCGCCTGCGCCTCTCGGTGCCTCGTGCGGCGTATCCCTTCGTCATCGCGCCCGCGTTGCCGAAGTTTCGAGAGCGGCACCCGCGCATCGAGGTCGAGCTCGTGTTCGACGATCGCATGGTGGATATCGTCGGCGGAGGTTTCGACGCGGGGGTTCGGCTCGAGGAGTACGTGCAACGCGACATGATCGGCGTTCGACTGACCGACGCCTTTCGCTTCGTCGTCGTCGGCGCGCCGAGCTATCTCGACGCCCGCGGAGTTCCGGAGCGCCCGGAGGATCTACTCCAGCACGAATGCCTGACGTTTCGCTCGGAGACCACGGGCTCGCTGTACGCGTGGGAGCTCGAGCGCGGACGGCGGAGCTGGCGCGTGCCGGTGCGCGGAGGCGTCGTCGTAAACGATGGCCTGTTCTGCATGGCGCTCGCCGAGTTGGGCCTCGGCCTCGCGTACGTGTTCGAGCCGCTCGTGAGCGACGCGCTTCGCGCCGGCCGCCTCCGCCGTGTGCTCGAGCCGTATGCGCCGACGGTGCCCGGGCTCTTCCTCTACTACCCGAGTCGCGCGCAGAGCTCTGCGCCGCTGCGGTCGTTCATCGAGACGCTTCGAGAACCATCCGCGCTCTCGACCACCAAGAGCAAGGCGCGCCCACGTTGACCGAGCGCCCGCCGGCTGGAAACGATTGTCAATTTCCACTTAACAGCTCGTCCAGCAACCGGCCTCTTCTCCGTCGATGGCGCCGCGCGCATGTTGTGGCTGCAAGAAGCCGACGTGGATCAAGGTCCAGGAGATGACGCCATGACGAACGCAGCGACGACGAACAGCCGAAGGCAACCTTCTGCCGCCCTGCGACGACGGTGCTTTCTCGGCGCGCTGGTTGGTTCGGTGGCGCTCCTCGGCTGTCGAGCCGAGCAGTCGACCCTGA contains:
- a CDS encoding LysR family transcriptional regulator, translating into MNAAPFSQLQAFLSVARLRSFSGAARDLGVSRSAVSQAVSQLEEQLRVVLLTRTTRSVALTDAGRRLVESAGPAIGQVVSALREVGAAPGETVGRLRLSVPRAAYPFVIAPALPKFRERHPRIEVELVFDDRMVDIVGGGFDAGVRLEEYVQRDMIGVRLTDAFRFVVVGAPSYLDARGVPERPEDLLQHECLTFRSETTGSLYAWELERGRRSWRVPVRGGVVVNDGLFCMALAELGLGLAYVFEPLVSDALRAGRLRRVLEPYAPTVPGLFLYYPSRAQSSAPLRSFIETLREPSALSTTKSKARPR
- a CDS encoding cupin domain-containing protein; this encodes MEIKRSGSQPSEKGPAEHFTGTVRIDPLFQSSPPARAAGACVTFEPCARSDWHTHPLGQTLIVTAGCGLHQRWGGPVEEIRPGDVVTVGPDEKHWHGAAPTTAMTHIAIQEALDGKVVEWLEKVTDEQYQGKV
- a CDS encoding DUF2255 family protein; this translates as MRWKDTELTKIAATDDLHIAPLRDDGVTYGTPTWIWSVVVDGELYVRAYNGTSSRWYRAALRQKSGRITAAGMTREVAFDPVHGASNDRIDHAYRAKYGASPYLASMISTGARAATVKILPREAGATR
- a CDS encoding zinc-dependent alcohol dehydrogenase family protein — its product is MRAAIMYGAGDVRVENVPDPSIVEPTDAILRVVRACVCGSDLWPYNDMPKTEKGQSMGHEAIGVVEAVGSGVRNVKQGQVVVMPFAISDGTCDFCKEGLPTACVHVGFVGNGGMNGAQAEALRIPFADGTLYPIDVTESDARMPSLLTLSDVMGTGHHAAVVARVAPGKSAAVVGDGAVGLCGVIAAKRLGAERIIIMGRHPDRIALARAFGATDVVGERGADAIEHVRQLTKGQGAHAVLECVGTRDAAQTAVQLARAGGAVGRVGVPHYDAIPGADVTFYKNVIVGGGPAPVRTYIKELLPDVLAGRIEPGRVFDRTVGLDGVPDGYRAMQNRESIKVLVTP